The Nicotiana sylvestris chromosome 6, ASM39365v2, whole genome shotgun sequence genomic sequence CGTCTAGGCCTAGAAGCCCGTTTGGCCCGCGGTCCGGGGCCGGTACTAAACCGGCCCACTTGCCACCCTTATTCTCACAGCCCACAATCCAAATAATACTAGGAATTCCAATAGAAAAATATGGCAAATTACACATTTGTCCGGTCAGCTAATAATTATTATATCTGCTAGCCAAatatacaaattatatacaaaatattTATATTATACATTATTACACAAAAAATAAACATTTTGCTGGTATTATTTTAGGCAATCTCTAACTAATATACACCAACATGAAAGTCGTATAGTAACCCCTGATTCAGCTATAAATGGACATCGCAATTTGCTCTTTTCAGCAACTTATCTTGAAACACAGTAAAAAAGCTCACATAATTTCACGTGTTTACCAAATGAAACGGGCAGGAATGGAGCATACGGAAAAGGGCCTAAAATGTCCCTTTACTATACGAAATAGGACAGGTTAGCCCTCCGttaaaagttggtctctattctgCCCTTGCCGTCAACAAATTGGCTCGTATATGCCCTCCATCACTAACGGAAGACTCATAAAGCCACGTGGAATATATGTGAGGGCAAGTTAGACCTAGTTCGAATTGTACAGGGCATATATGAGTCAATTATAATAGTTATTTCTCAAACACTTCATAACTCCATATCAGTTTACTTACACACCTATTTGACAACACCAAACTAATTATCACAGCAAATAAACTAAGTCATAGACACAAACATTCAAATGAACGGCCATGACTTCATTAAATCCTAATAGCTCAAAGGGGTCGAATCATAACAAAAGACAATGTCAGAATGTTCTAATAGCTCAAATGGGTCGAATATGATGTGTCATTACGGACTTACTACCAATTATTTCATGACATGGACACTCTTAAATGCTAGGAGAAGGCTTTTCAAGTGCCCGAAGCATGAGGTAAGTAAATTTTCTGATGAGTTCTTTTAATTATTCCGATTTGCttgtaaatttattttatttatttttgatttttaggaTGAAAAATATTCTTATTGGGAATGGCAAGATGAAGAGCTTCCTCCTAGAGTTTCCAATATCATATGTagtttaaagaaggaaaaggaagtTGTAATCCGTGAAAAGGAAAATTTGATCTTGAGAATGTTATGATACTGGTCGATCATGGAGGAATAGAAGCcttggaattggaaagaaatgtTCTAATGAAGAAAGTGACCGATTTAGAGTACTCAGTTGTGCTTGATGCTAAATTTCGGAAGAAGATGTGGATTTTCATGTGTGTGATATTGGGATGTCTTATTATGTTCTTTGGATCAGTGCGAAGTGATATGTAATGTTAGTGTTATTGTGGCTTAATTGTTGTCTTTTATTATGTAATGAAGCTTTATGCTTTTATAAAAGGATTTAATAAAGTCATTGTCGTTCATTTGTTGTGTCTACGACTGAGTTTATTTGCTATGATAATTAGTTTGGTGCTGTCAAATAGGTGTCTAAGTAAACTGATATGGAGTTGTGAAGTGTTTGAGAAATGACTATTATAATTGACTCATATATGCTCCTGCACAATTCGAACTAGGTCTAACTTGCCCTCACATATATTCCACGTGGCTTTATGAGTCTTCCGTTAGTGATGGAGGGCATATACGAGCCCATTTGTTGACAGCAAGGgcaaaatagagaccaacttttaaCGGAGGACTAGACTATCCTATTTCATATAGTAAAAGGGCATTTTAGGCCCTTTTCCGTAGAGCATATAACCAACCACCAATGGCGAAGCTAAGAATTTTCTCAAGGATGTTCAAAtataaaagaagtgaaaaaaaattccgacaaagggtgttcaatatgtgttatatacctctaaaacatAATACTTTACCTATATACACAGTCAATTTTTCGACAAAGGGTGGTCAACTGACTATGTTCGCCACTGCCAACCACAATTATaacatgtttggccaagcttctccaagGCCAAAAGTAtccttttttcaaaagtgcttttttttttaaagttgaaGTGTTAGGCCAAACTTATAGAAGAAAAAATACACTTGGAAGAATTTCTTTacagcttggtcaaacactaattgctgctcagaagtgattttcaaaataattatccaaatgcaaattacttctcaccaaaagtacttttaaagaaaagcacttctcaaactaagctgattttagaagtttggccaaacaagctattagTTTGCCACTGACACATAGTTTTACTTTAACCAAATGATACATGCGCCTCTCAAACAAGTCAGACCAGATCCCCTACAAGCAAAAGCATCTTCATGTAATGGGCAAACTGAATTGGCAGAGAGACACTATTTAGGTTTTAGGAGGGGGAGGGATGACAGAGAATATAtacatcctttttttttttaatgaagtAAAGTAATTCCCTTTAAGTAGATAAATCTCAGGTATGCAAGAAGTATACCAAAACATAATAGAGAACCTATACAGTAAAATGTATGGTTTTCTTTAATTGTCGCCCAATCTTTTACACAGACTGGTACACACAAAGGTAACAACAGAGAATTATTTTCTACCTCCAATACCCCAGATTAACGCGAAAGAAGCATAATCACTTTACTCATAATGTTGTGGTAGGAACTTACCAGAGATCATAAGCAAACAGTAACCTGGATAATGCTACACCCAATGTTGTCAAACGCTTATTTAAGGCGTGCTCAAATCCTGAAGCTCAGAAAAGCTAAAGGAGAACGCTTCGCGTTGCTTAAGCTGCACTTTAGTACAGGCAAGGTACTAAGGCGTGCGCCTTATTATCCACGAGCTCTATCTTGAATCAAGCGGTACTAAAAAACAACAATAATCGGAAAATAAGTGTATTAGTTGTTAAGGAAAACATTATGAGAGAATTTGTTacttattttcttgaattaaacATATGTTTATTACTATCCTTCATTGTGCCTTTTTTAACTAAAGTTCACACTTTAATTGTGCTTTGCACTTAAAGACCTAAAAACCTGGAGCCTTTTTAGAGCTTTTTGCCTTTAACAACACTGGCTACATCTCTTATTTATTTATACACATCAGAAAATAAAAGGTGCGAGAGGAAAaggtagaagaaactaatattTTTTCCTACTGGAAATATATAGAGATACTACTACACTATAGGGAAACAATACAATATATGCAAGTTCTCGGGTGCAAAGAATATACAATACTTCTTTTGGATGGAAGCTATAAGCAGCATCTAGCTGTAACCTACAAGACGATGAAAAATGCAGCTTAGAAGCTAACTACGTAATTTGATTCCACGCACGATCAAAGAAGTTCAGTCAACAGATTCCTCCATCTTAGTTGGGTTACTCAATAGCATCATGACACTCCTTTATGTCAAGGAAACAACAGATGCAAAGACAAAAAAGGAAAGAACAGTTGTAATCAAAATACAATAGGAAGGAGAGCTCACAAAATAAGAAAAACTATAACGATCAACAGTTCAAATTCTGATGCCTCAGACAAATTTATTTGTGAATGTAGACGGGAATATTCTGACGGGGACTAATAGCTTTTGCTTTCATGAAATCCTCAACATTCACTTTATAATGCATCAACTCTTTTATGGATTTGCAACTTTTTGACCTCCTCGTGCCTCTCTTTTTGTATGTAATATATGTATTTGACAAACTAAAAAAAAGTACAGCTAACATATTTCCGTTGTCAATCATAACTCACCAAAATGACCATTTATTGGGCTAATGTTGTGCCAACAGGAAACCACTAGCTACATATTGGAATAATATATATCTCTATGACATTGATGCCATCTTAATTACCAAGCTATTGTTCTGAACAATTCAACCCAAGAAATTGGGGAGCAAACATTAAttagaaaagacaaaaaaatactCATTTCTTCAGAATTCTAATAAATTTTCAGCATACAAAATGCAGGTGTTAAAGTTTTAGCCTGCTATTTATCTCAATAACCAAAGCATTAAAATGAAACAGAAGATACAGATCCCTACAGCTAAAGGCAGTGATCGGTACCTACTATGCTGCAGCGATTACTTCATTTGTTCCTACTTCTTCATGTTCTAATTCCTTAACTGCTCTTACGAGACCCTTTGTGATTGCATTTAGATGCAACCCATTCTCCTTCATCTCCTCCAGCAGCTTCTCCGCTGTTGTCCAATCTAAAGCCTTAAGGCAAAGAGATTGAATAAGTTTGTTATATTCATCAGCATTAGGCTGAACTCCGTACTCCTTCATCTCTCCCAATAGTTCCACAGCCTTCTCATACTGTTCAAGCTTGCAATAACCCCGAATAACTGTGTGATAAGTGACAGGACTTAACTTGGCGTGCTTCTTTTTGGCTGCATCCAAAACTTTACAAGCTTCATCCATCTCACCACCCTTTGTATAACCGCTCATAATGACACTGTAAGTGTACACATCGGGTTTCAAACCTCTACCCTCCATCACATTCAACAGTTTCTTAGCTTCTCCCATCTCTCCACTCTTGGAGAGCGCATTGATAACTGTATTGAAGACTGCATTTCCAGGTGGCGGACCTGCATCTATCATTTTTAAGAGCAAGTTTTTGGCGTCTTCGATGCCTTCACTGCAATAGGAGCGTGACTGCTTTTCCCCTGTTACATCTTTTGCCCTGCACAACCCTTGAATGACAGATGAAAATGACTTAATGGCACGCTTCCGCTCTTCTTTAGGGAATTCCTCTAACATCTCTAAAGCAAATCTAACGCTTTCATCTTTGCGACAAAGCGAGCTGATCAACAGCTTAATAGAAGAAACAGGCAGATAAATATTCTTCTCCTTCGCCAACAAGTAAACCAGATGTGCATCCTTAGACTTATTCCCTTTACacaataaagaaacaatttttcCTACTTTCTCAGCACCCGGCAACATATCAGCATTTAGCATCTTCTCACAAACAGTAGAAGCCCAATCATAAATTGAACGCCTACAAAGTGCTTCAATGGTAAAATAGTACGTATCAGCATTTGGAACACAGTCCAATTCCCCAAACTTATTAAAGATTTCAAATGCAGCCTTTCCTTTGCCCAATCTTGACAATAAAGCAATCAATTCATTAAGAATCTCAGCACTCAAGATCCCTTTCTCCTTTTCTCCGACCTCCTTCACCAAACCCCACAAAGCATAAACATTCCTACCTTCAATACAGACTGCAGTAACCAACAATTCAACTACCTTTTTAGTTACCGAAAACTCGGGTTTCTTCAAACCCCACTTGAAAAAAGATATCAAATTCTCACCAGGAACATAAGGTGTCTCAAGAACTCTAACAACAAACTCCTCATTCAAAGACAACTCAATTTCCTCAAGACTAGACTCAATAGATCTATCAAGATTACCACTACTCTGTAACAAAGACAACACACTCTCCAATTTTTCCAAGTCTAATTCTTCCACTACAACCTCATTTTCTCCAAAATCAGAAATCTTTTCAGCTGCTATACTATCCTTAATTTCATCAAAAACAATGGACCCTTCATTGGACTCAGATGAAACAGTTTCAAGATTGTCTATAAAGACAGTATCTTTATCATTTTTAATGGGTTCAGAACCTACAGATTCGGAATCTGAAGATGAAAAAAGCCTTTTTGTTTCGTGTAAACAAGATTTGGAAGAGACCCAATGAGAATAATAACGAAATGGAGATTCAGCTGAATTTAGTGGAGCTATAGTTTGATTGTTGAGTACCTGAGGAAGAATAAAGGTGTGATTTTTGAAGCCACTGAAGCTTTGATTTGCTATAAATTTTCTGGAAAATGCTTTCCTTGCCAGAACTGCAGGTCTCCACATTTTTGCTCTCTATCGGAGGAGTGTGATTGACCCTCTGTAAAACCCTATACTGAAGTCCTGGGTTTGAATTGCACAAATAGCCTTTTTTTAGCACTCTCTTTATATTTTGTCTCCTCTTAATAGGAGTTGTGTAAATATATGGTTCATttgaattttaatgaataaaatttGATTAAAACAACCTACTCTTATATATGACCATCCTTCGTGTGTATTTATGCCTGCTTTCGACTCTTTTTGGTGAGTGTACAAACAACCATTTTTAGGGAGTTGTTTAcaaatatcctaaaattttaaactaaaaattttAATTTCAGTATAATTCAAGATATTTATATCATGAAAAATTGATCTTGAAAACTAAAATTCAGGATGCTTTGGCTTATTCCTAAATAATAACCCTTTGGAATGGCTACTTGTGTCATTTACCAATTCAAAGGAGCATTCGTAATTTAAACTATATGGGTTTTAATTCAAAATTTTACTATATCTCGTCCAATTTACTAGATTCAAAATTGATTATTTGCATttagtgaaatatatatatatatatatatatatatatatatatatatatatattctggtCTAAATCAAAGCTATTGTGTCCGGATAAACCCCTGTCATCTTTACTAGATCCGCCACAATGAGGTTTCAATGatgtttttcttctctctattttctttctttctttgagTTATACATATATGTTTTCAAGTGAAAATCTCATAATTTCAAATAATATACCAAAAACTATTTCTATCGATTTCAAGTGTGGTTATTTTCTATATTTAGTTTGAGAACCAGATAAATTAAGTTTGAGAATGGGAATGTGTGTTTAGCTGACTTGCACTGGTGTACTTCTATTATAATAGAATTAGACATTTTTCTTGATGAATCTCTTCCATGTTATATTTTACTTAATGTTAAATCGTTTTTATAAATGCTATTTTATTTATGAGACTTATTCTTTATCCCATGCAAGAAACTaatatttcttcttttcattCCATATTCAAGAATATGATCATTACAGCTAGTTGGTCTGAGTTCGTTTGTTGTCAACTAGCATACAACAGAATACCTCTTACCATTGGTTCTCGCCAAGCCGGAAAACACAAACAAATGGATGAATAAATAAGCATTCATATGGAATGCTTGTTAGTTGAAATAGAAAACCCCCCAAATTACAGAATTTAACTTTTATACACTGTCTGTTTTTGAGCCGAtgatctatcggaaacaacctctctatcttcATAAGGTAAGAGTAAGGTTTGCATACACATTACCCTACCATTTATGGGATTACACTGGATTTGTTTTTTATACACTGTCAACGCAAAAGAACTTCCCGATCAAACCTGGAAAATAAGGCAAGTAACCTGCTACAACCAGTCAAAATACATCGATTAGCCCGATAACGTAAAATTTTTTTTTACACGATCAGTGTACATAAATTAAATCCATTTATATGATAGCCAAGGATGTGAAGGTACAAGGAAATCAGTTTGCCAAGCATCATAAGATCATAACTTAGACAAAAAGACGATACATTTAACTGCTCGTATCACTTTCCACTGGCACACAACGCCTCATTTTGGGAATCAGATGAAAAGAATCCTCAACATGAGATACAAATCTCCTTCACTATCACTTTTTAGACTTGGAGGCTTTGAATATGTGCTCCTTGTAGTATTTGAGTTCGGCTATGCTCTCCGTAATGTCATCCATAGCTCGGTGCTTGTTTTTCTTTTGAGGAGCTTTTCTGTGGTCTAATCAAAAAGCAGCAAAACACAACATGCAACAGTGAGAAATTGAGCCGGTTGTATCAAAGCATCAACTACTGATATTGAAGTATTAAAGTGCAGTATAGTTTTACCTCGTGGAAACCAACGAAGACATAATGCCTTTACGCTGCTGACATCAACAAGTACATGTGAAAACAAACTTGCCAAATTTGGCATAAACTTCTGCAATGAATAAATTAGAATGAGTATAGTTAATAATTAATGACGTTACAAGCCTGAACTTTGAAAGGCTATCAAGTTCTGTAGTAAAATAGCAATAATCACATACATCTACTTGTAGATGAGATTCCACAAAATGATGTTTACATAATCAGGCATACACACACCATACCTTCAAAAACAGAAGATCCGTATAGACTGAATTTCCTGCGAGTAGTGGTGTATACGTCCTTATGTTTCTCTTGACAAATTCAGCTACCTACACAAAACAAGGGGAACAAAAAAGAATATTTATCTAAAGGACCAGCTTGTAGAACCTCTAGCACATGAGGGAAGTCTGTGGATTCCACATGTGATCTCACCAGCATTACACACGCTCTATCATGGAAGCAACATTAAAAGTACAGTAATAAATGGCAAAAGAAATACACCAATAAAAAAGGAAAACTACAACAGagtaagaaaagagaaagaaaaagggaAGAGTAAATGGAAGGTATTAATGCTGGTTACAGCTCTTCAAGAAAAATGAAGTTATATCTTTTGCCTTATCGGATGAATGCCATTCACCACAAGGCCAATTTACATGTGTTAGGATGTACCTCTACCTCAAAATGTTACACAAAGCTAACATCTCCAAGGAACGGATTCTTGAAACAATCAGAGAAGCTATAAATGGGACCTTATGTTCCTAAATTTTTATGATCCTCAAGTCCGAAAACATAAAATAATGTTCATTATATCAGCATACTAGAGACAAAAAGGAATAGGATACCTGCTTCTCGGCTTCTTCTTCTGTGATGGTACTCTTGAGCACCTTCTGAGTCAAACCTAAATTACGTTAAGTTTCATCTTTGAACTAACATTACAAAAAACAAAATGTACACTATTATTGCATTCCTGATGAGAATCTTATAACCTAGAGCAATGCATATACCTTAAGTCACTTACCACTTGATGCATGATGGCTTTGACACCATTCTCCCATATTGTCCAGATACTCCTTGCTTTGATGTATAACCAAATCAGGACCCTAATTTTGAAAGCACACAATAAATTCCTGTTAGTAGAAGCACGTAATGTATAGacgagatgtatagatgcacgagGAGAGATCCATCACGGAAAAATTCTAATGATAGATAAGGTGGAGTAAGTTATGTGTATTGCAGATAAGTAAGGATATTACCAATGCCATGCAAAGCAGCCTGCCAGTTAGCATTATGCTGATATGTACAATACGCATTACCATAGATAACTCCTCCATGATGATGTTAACAATGTGTAAACTAGAATAGGAATGTGGAATACATTATAAAAGACAGACAATTTTACCTCAATTGATTTGGTCAAATTTCCATCTGTAATTACACAGGCAATCTCCAATATCCTATCAACCTCAATATTCAAACCTACATAGAAAGGAAATGTCAAAAGGAAATAATACTACCAAAATTTCATCTTCAAGAGCACTTTTAGAGATGTGCAATGCTGCTTTGTTTTCAAGACTCAAAATTTGAAACAACCTCTGGAAAACAGGAGATAAAAAGTTCAGAGTTTCTTCTTTGGATCACTGATTCGGAGCAGTTAGTTCGTTAAGGATGATAATACTCAGGAGGCCTCTCTGGCATAAGATACAAAATGCAAAGTTTGAGGAGGGGAAATACTCAACATTTGTTTTATA encodes the following:
- the LOC104241231 gene encoding small ribosomal subunit protein mS80 (rPPR6) translates to MWRPAVLARKAFSRKFIANQSFSGFKNHTFILPQVLNNQTIAPLNSAESPFRYYSHWVSSKSCLHETKRLFSSSDSESVGSEPIKNDKDTVFIDNLETVSSESNEGSIVFDEIKDSIAAEKISDFGENEVVVEELDLEKLESVLSLLQSSGNLDRSIESSLEEIELSLNEEFVVRVLETPYVPGENLISFFKWGLKKPEFSVTKKVVELLVTAVCIEGRNVYALWGLVKEVGEKEKGILSAEILNELIALLSRLGKGKAAFEIFNKFGELDCVPNADTYYFTIEALCRRSIYDWASTVCEKMLNADMLPGAEKVGKIVSLLCKGNKSKDAHLVYLLAKEKNIYLPVSSIKLLISSLCRKDESVRFALEMLEEFPKEERKRAIKSFSSVIQGLCRAKDVTGEKQSRSYCSEGIEDAKNLLLKMIDAGPPPGNAVFNTVINALSKSGEMGEAKKLLNVMEGRGLKPDVYTYSVIMSGYTKGGEMDEACKVLDAAKKKHAKLSPVTYHTVIRGYCKLEQYEKAVELLGEMKEYGVQPNADEYNKLIQSLCLKALDWTTAEKLLEEMKENGLHLNAITKGLVRAVKELEHEEVGTNEVIAAA
- the LOC104241232 gene encoding oligoribonuclease-like — encoded protein: MNQLSNAFSWLNLGVTDSRDDTETHVETETVNGGDKANEKNGSSGEVTALKNENGDQRSPLIPGEYKFPLVWIDLEMTGLNIEVDRILEIACVITDGNLTKSIEGPDLVIHQSKEYLDNMGEWCQSHHASSGLTQKVLKSTITEEEAEKQVAEFVKRNIRTYTPLLAGNSVYTDLLFLKKFMPNLASLFSHVLVDVSSVKALCLRWFPRDHRKAPQKKNKHRAMDDITESIAELKYYKEHIFKASKSKK